The window TTTGACCTAAAAACACAAGGGATCAAATTGATCTTTTTGAAAGTTAAGAGACCAATTTAACCCTTGAAGTAAGATGGAAATTGCAGGTTGGGTTAGTCCAACCAAGAAAGAAATGAGATTCTTTGTGCATTGAAGTAAAGTTGAAGGACCAAAGTAACTATTTTGCCCATTCTATATCGATAGAATGGATCTCCACATCACATAACTATGGTTGAACAATAGCTCACGCCCATCGCACAACATACCAGCGTGCGTCGCACACGCCAGTCATCAACCTTGATCCAGCCGCGGGGGAGCATAGGGTTTCGGGGAGGCTGGAGCACAAAAGCAAAGCATGCAAGTCGCAATAAATACATGATCCAACAACTCTATATAGTGTACTTTTTATCAGCACATAGTAGCGCAGAGTTGGGTTGAGAGCTGATAAAAAATAAGGGTCATGGTGTTATGACATTACGAGACCTACAAGGCCAGCATTTCCAAGCAAATACTACCTAGTACGACCTAGCACACGCAGAAAGAAGAGACTTGATAATTCTTCATGACCTAATCGAGAGTTAGCAGGACGAATCAAAGAACTCATATTAACAAGACCGGAGGGGTTGTAAACTCAACAACCCTTTACACGTTGATGAGGAACTAGCGAAAGTCATGGAACTTCTGGAGTAACCCCTTGGCAAAAGAGAGATCTGACAAATTACTTGGTTGTGTGAGATGTCTTCAAGCAGTTGATGGCCTCCctgcataacaaatcacagcAATTACTAAAGCAAGCACAGAACATACGTGGATGATGCTCTAGAATTTAAATAGGAGACAATTATCTAATTCGCTGGATGAGTCACCAGGGTATGGGTTTCGATATTTAGAGATATATGAGATCTATAAATACACTATGGGAGTATGGAAGTTGGTGTTATCCTTGAAAACTATGTTTTCTGACAGAGGAAGGGGTGAGTACAATACCATAACGCTTTCTCAATCTCAACATTTGCTGGGTCCAGTTTGAGACCATCAAGAAATGCATCGCATGCCTTTTCATAGTCCTGAAGACAGAAGCGTCACTGCTTCACTACAAAAAGGATTTGGTGTAGTAAAATGAAAGAGTAACTGAAAATGATACATTTCATCTCACCTTAAGTAACATCTGAGCAGCTCCTTGCAGGTAGCAAGCCTTTGCCCAGCCAGGGCGCTGCATCCTGCAAATTCCAGAATCACTCAACGCTTGGTCCCCTTCACCCATCTTAAGCCAGCAAAGGCACCTATTTGAGTACAAGGTTGAGTCATCAGGGCACTGATCTGCTGCCtgcattaaaaaaaatgaattaatGCATTTAGTTCTTGTCACACAGAGTACTGCATTTCTCTCGATCAAGCACACAAATTTGGTATGACAGTTCGTTTAGTAGAGCTAAGGTGGTATAACTGGACCTTCATTGCCTGAGGCATCAAATTAGGATACAAAAGTTAAAGACATATACATAAACAAAGATCTTTTCTCCTTGTATCCAATCCAATAAATGAGATACATGTTGATGTGTTCTCTTAACATATATAGTCTTTGATGCAACTGTTATAGTTGGTATTTTTGCAGTCAACCTACAGAGTGATGTATAGTGAAGTTTTGTCGAAGCATTAAGATTGGCAAGAAAAATCCCATAATGCAATTGCAGAAAACTTAGTAGTGTTGTTGATTTATAACAACAACAATTGCTTTCATTAACAGCAAATGCAGGAAGTAGCATCATTAACTTCCTACATATAAATATGAAATGACCAGATATAAAAATTTAAACAGCAAAATATAAAGCAAGATAAATCGCACAAATTTCAAATTAATAAATTTTGCTACAGACCGAAACTAATACAAACCATACCAACTGTCAATTTAGATATTTCAAAACAGCAAATTAAGTGTAGAGAGATGGCACAATAATACCATAGAGTAGAGTTTTACAGCAGTAGCATAATCCTTTCTCTTGTAAGCCTTGCTTCCTTCTAACTTGAGATCATCTGGTTTCATTTTGTACATGGAATCATCCTGAAACAGCAAAATAAATCATTTGGTGCAAGTAACGAACAAGGATGTGTACAAAGGAGAAAAGAGTCATGTTAGCTACTAGTGCATAAGGACACTAGAATATTATTATGAATATAACatgggaacatatctggtgcaaaccaACGATCTtgtgcaaacccgtgcaaacctactaaaaaaagtttcaaaaaattctgaaaaaaatcatgaatgtgcttatcagcttacctcatctatatacaaaattttattgtcaaattcatcttactctaaaagttacaaaaaagacaaaatttctgacaacaataatggttcaaatgcatctcaaatttgtcttttttgtcacatctagagtaagacgaatttgaccatgaaattttatatatagatgatgtaatctgagaagcgcattcatgatttttttcagaattttttgaaactttgtttagtaggtttgcacgggtttgcacaaggtccttggtttgcactagatacgttgccATATAACATATATTTCTAATCTAACACCTTGTTGACTCATTCTACATAATAAATTACCTATTTTACACAGGTCACTAAACTTTGCATTGCTTCCTTTCGGAGGGATTAATGGATAGACATGTTGCGAGTACCGCTTTTATATTTAGGACATGCATgggagaaatagaatagaaagcACTCTACCACTAAGCTAACAATAACACAGAGTAACAAAACCGGACTTAAATTGCCAATACCTCGACGGATGGCATTGATTTCACAAAATTGATTATCCCATCGACGCTCCAATCATGAACATATGGAACACGTGAAGTTACTGGAAGTAGAATCTCAACATCTTTCCTTCTGTTTTTATATGCAGCAAGTTCAATTGGAAGGTGACCAAACTGTTAAGTGAAAAGCGAAGGTAAAAGTTACTAAACCATTCACAAAAATGCAAAACTACAGCCAGGTAGCACGAACACAAGGTCTGCGATCATTGTGAATTTAGAAATTTAGCACTAGTTTGAACAAGaacagaaaaaaggaaaagaacaccTACAATTTGAATACAGCTATATCTTACAGTAGTAACAACAATTACATAAAATATATGACTTGACCACATCAAAGAAGCAGTAAAGAACTGAAGATGAACTCATTTATCATTGCATCACCTGAATGTTTGGAGTTGAAAAGAAAACATTAAATAATTGAACTATCAAACTCCATTGGTTCATTCTACCTCTCGATTTTCTTATAATAGTGACCAATGCCCGATTCTTTTCATAGATCAGCCAAGGAATTCTATGTTATGATGGGAAGCACAGCTAAGATAATCATAATGCTAGAACAAAACCTTGCTCTCAGATTGAAAAACAATGGTTATCTGTTAATAATTCAGACCACAAGGATTATACACATAACGTAAAGATTCTCCAGAATAAGCCAAATACAAAAATGTAAATTCTCTATACTAAACAACAGCAACATGCCACACCCCAGATAAAAATGCACCGTTTTTGTGGACACAAGCAATGTACTGTAAcaaaaaaacacaaaatttgCTGCATTTTGTTCATCAAACCTTATGAATATGTCATAAAAGATAATCGTAAAGCTGCTGGTTATATATGTGATCATTCAATTGCAATAATTTCTAGACTTCACACACATCAGAAAAATCTTTTAGTTTTACTAAAAAAGTCATATACATGAACCATCTATTTAGCAAAACTAGGGCATCATGTCATCAATATTGTGCAAAGATTCATATTCAATGTCATTAAGGACAATTTGGAACCATTCAAGGATTTCGTGAGTTGGCATTGAGGGGGGGGACACATTTACTTCTTTGCATTAGCAAAATCCTAGGTTCACAGAGGTTGGTTTACATAATTTCCCATGTGTGAAAAGCCACTTCATGGTGGGAAAAAACATGTAGTGGAAAAGTGAAAAGCAAAAAACTTACATCATCACGAACATCAGGATCTGCACCAGCCTCCAGTAAGCAATTGTAGAAGTCAGTTAAGCCCTCGTTGGCAGCAATTATTAAGGGAGTTACAGTGCCAACACCCTTCACATCAGCACCAGCCTAACATAGAAAAGTTGGCAATAAGCATATGTATATATGTTTGTACTCCTTTTTTTCAATGAGAGATATTTAAGGAGTGAAAGTTTCTTTATGGTCATTTGTGGTAATAGGAACAGAAGAGTCATCACTAATTTTACCTAAAGTCCCCTTCACTTTAGTGCATGGCAGAATTTACAAGACTACATCTTCGCTCACTCGTCACTAATATTAAAGATCAATGGTTTAGAAGACAAAAAAATCACCAAGGTAGCAAGAGAGAACTTAAGGGCACGTGTTTATTCTATGATTTTCATTAATTCACATGCAAAGAGCTCAAATATCAAGAAAGAAATGAGGCAATACCAAGTTTGGAAATGAAAGTTCATCTCAGTAGTCGTATCAAGCGTCCAAAAGATTTCAATTTGACAAGAGATTAATGGACCATACCTTAATCAGAAGCTTCACACATTTAAGTGAGCCAGCAGAGAGTGCCATGAAAAGCGGAGTGCAGACTGTGTTAACTACCTTGTTACACTGATAAGAAAGATTGAGAAAATCAGTGCCATTACATGATAATTTGGAGAAAATCAGtgccctcacatgataattcgACATAAACATATGATCTTCAAAATAGGAATAATTTTCGTTGGAAAATCAGTTAATGCAGAGCATTACCAAATGTCACCAATCGCAATAAAAAATAAACGACAAAGAGAAAAGTAGGACAGAGAAGATTCTTCTAAATTATCATCAGTAAAGTGGATCTTGTAAGAAGGTAGAGAGGCATACTACGTACATCTGCATTGTGGTCCAACAAAATCTTCATAGCACCATCCTGTTTAAAGTAAGCAGCCATATGCAATGGTGTCCCAGTAACACAAAATGAATCAACATTGGCCCCTTTTGAGAGTAAGGCTTTCAACATTTCACAACTTCCTAAATCACAAAAATATAACACAACATTTTATTAGTTTCTTGTATCGTATTATTGCAATAAGTAGAATGGGTAGAGACTAGAAAGAGAATCTACAGCAAAATGTGTATTTAAATTTAACAAATCGCATCGCATCAAGTCGTCCTGAGAACTGGTGGCTCATGCTTCTTGTCTATATCGAAACATTTAAACTGGGTGAGTCTAACCCCAAATGTTAAGAGGTTCACGTTGATATGTTTTCATGTACTGCTCCCCACAGTTATATATGAAAAAGGATATACACATATTTTTTCCAAGCTCAACATCAGATTTAGAAATCTATCCAGATACCCTAGGAACAAACTAAAGAAATAACCCTTCTGCACTAACAGGATAAAGAAATTAATAAGTGAATTTTACAAATATCTGATCCAACACGGTGTAGCTCACATTTTGATAAATGAAGCACTGTAACAACTAATAACTATCCACAAGCATGACACAAAGATGTGGGCCATTTCTTGGTATCTATAACGTATGAGGTGATGTACACATAAACAAAGAAGTTTAAGACTATGCCATGCACACGTGGAGGAAAAAGATAAGTTGCATAGCGAGAGACCTCCTGCAGCAGCTAAATGGAGAGGGGTAGACCCTTTTCCATTAGGCTTATCTGGATTAGCATCATGATCAAGAAGATATTGCACAGTGTCCAAAGTGCCACTACGAACTGCATAGGCCAGAGGTGTATCTCCTACAGGAAAGATCAAAAGTAGTAGCATATTAAATAAGAGATAAATACAAGAATAACAAAAATTACTACGATTTGAAATAGAAATTAATACACGTAACAAATGAAAATCCATAGCACATTCAAAGCTAAAGAGGATAACATTTAGGTTGCCTTGAAAGTATCATTCATGAACACATCTTGGCACGTGGCACTAACACTTTCCGTTTTATTGAGCCTCAGGACTCAGGAGAACCAAATGAACTGTCAGTTTCAGCTAGACAGTACCAAAAGATCAATACAAAATATTAAtaagaaataaaaaactaatctGATTAGATAATCAAACAAGTGTTGTATGATTTAACTTcaatatgtgcatgtttgtgtcAAGTACCATAACGTGAGATGCTTCCCTAGGAACATATGACTCAGACTTCAATATGTGTATGTTTATGTGAAGTACCATAATGCGATATGCTTCGCTAAGAATacagaaaaattatgacactACAGCTTGTTCAAATCCAAGGTACGTTTACAAAGATTAGTAAGACATAATGGATGAGTTCCGTGCAGATGAAAAGAAATCCAGATTCCTACCAAATTGAAGAGAGGACAGCTATTTATAGTGGTAGATGTACATAAAAAAAGGAAGCTAAAACCATTTTTTTACAGAAAGTAAACTGATTCATGGGAAAAACAAGTTGACAGGCTTTTCAAGGTTCAAAGACGACAGAAGTTGTGTGCATCAGCACTCTTTTACTGATGCAATTCTGTCCGAATGGTACATACTGCATGTGGAACAAACGAACTACACAAAGTTAACTCAAACATGGCAATTTGATATATATTTCAAAGAGTGGGCAAATGCCAAGTTCAAGCATTAGATCTATCCAAACGAATAAGCTATATCTAGAGGTAAACATGCATACTATTTTTGGAGCGAATTTATATCACTTCGCCGACTTCGACATCGAATGCAAAGGCACTAGAGGATACCAAACTTATGGGTTAAAAGGGGCAGATAATATGAATTTACATAAAGTTCTTTACAGATTAGGCCTACGAATGCCAAAAACTAAATGTATGGACACCACAACGATAGAAGCATAATTTTGCTTGAACTCGCATCAAGCAGACTAGGCAAAACTCAAACGAATTGTACTAGCTAGTCTCAAGCTCATAAAAGTGTACAATCACATTTCTTGGCATTAAGGAAGCAGACGGCCAAAGACCTGATTCATCACGTCAAATCACATTACACATACGATGAATGAAACCACCTTCTAGTGACAATGCAGACTATGCAGTGCCTTTGTAATATCACCGCAGCCAACTTCACATCACAACTTCACAATGCCAACAATCTTTGGTCTAGAGACGATATCATATTGCCACAAGAAGCTAGGATTTTGCTTTTGCGTGAGGATGGGGAGGGAAACGAGACCAAGAAACGACCTGAGTCGTCGGACGCGTTGACGTCCACGAGGAGCTCCTCGACGAGGTACGAGCACACCGACATCCTCCCGTGGCCCGCGGCGACGTGCAGCGCCCTGGCACCGCGGCTCCTCACGGCCTCGACCGCCTCCCTGAGGCGGCCCCTCCCGGCGTCCAGCGCGCTCGCAGTCCCTGAGTACGGCGCGGACAAAACCAAAATTCCCCAAAATCAGCGCCCGACCCCAAAACTCAGCGAAGGGCGGGAATCCAGATGCGGAGCGCGCCGTGTGCACGTACTCTTGAAGAGATGGAGGTtgccgtcggccgccgcctggAAGAGCCGCCGCTGCGGCGAGCCGGGACCTGCAGGTGGAGGGGACGGACTAGGGTTAGGGGTAGCCCGCGGCCCGTTAGGCGGGTGagggggggctagggtttgaggatcTCTTACCACAGGTAgggggcggcgccatggcgggcGGTGATCGGCGGCGGCTGGTACTTGGTGGAGTTTTGGAGCGAGGACGGGGGGACGTGCAGGTTGGGAGCTGGAGAAGCAAGTGgatcggcgacggcgccgcgtaAACGGTAAGCGTACACCGTACACGACACCAAGAACTCCCACAGCACAGGGAAGTCtccgttttttttttgataatacGTATCTGTATTTCAGATAAGGAAAACGTACATCATGGAGTACAAATACAGACAAATACAATGGATATACAGAGCCACCTGTCCTAACCCAACTTCACAAAGATGCCCAAACAAGAGAAAAATTACATAAAGGTCCTTGGCACCTTCGTGAAACCTCAGTGCTCGACATCGTCACCGCcgaccatcgccgccgccgaagaaGCCGAGCAACACCTCAAGTTGGACGAATCCCATTGCACACAGGCTTTGAGTGGAGTCGAAACTGACACCCATCATCGAAGATGGGATTAAGCCAACGGCGGTCCTCCATCGACCGGAAACGCGTCCCAATCCATCCAGCTCCCAGATCTGGCGTCGCCACCGACGACCACCACTGCCGAGGAAAGAAAGACCCAGATCTAGCCGGCCGCCATCCACAGAACCCACAGGTACCTCCATATCCAAGAGCAGAAGAAAGGGCAGCACAAACGTCACTTGGCAAAGACGATGAAGTGCCAACCCCGGTCTCCTGTGCATGACTCGCCGACCTCGCCGCAAGCGTCGGAGAAGAACGCCGTCGGGGCGAAGGCAAGGCCACGAAACTTTATTCCACAGCGCCGTCAGCTCCTCCGCCACGCCGAAGTCGCCCGGACACAACCTAGCCCCGCCGCCAAACGACGACGAGCAGACCCTAGACCTAACCCTAGCCGGCGAAGAAGACGCCGCCGGCGAAACAAAAGAGCTCCTAGACCTACGACCTAGAGCCAAACAAGCCCTCCCGCCAAGGAGCCGGGCTCCCCTCCCATCACCATCGCCAGCAAGGACGATGGATAGGAGGGGGCCGGCGGAACGACGAAGGAGAAGAAGAGTCGCCCTCGGAATCGCCTTCTGGGGAAAGACGGTTCGAGACGAAGTCGGACTCAGCTTTTAGGAACGAATGGATTAGGGTTGGTTGGGAAGTCTCCATTTTGGTTTTCTTTGGGGGGAAGGAAAGGAAGCCTCCACTTTGTTTATTTCATCAGTTTTATAACCCTTTTGCAGCATGATGTTGACATACTCTCTCCATTTTATCTAGATgatgtttccaaaaaaaaaatagcgTGTTTCCATTACAAATGTGTGGTCGGAAATATCAATTATTCATGAATAGAGGTAGTAGAACATTTGGACGTGGTTGGGTAATCAATAGTTGAGACAGGCAAAGCAGAGTATGCTTTTTGGTGATGCATGAATACTTAAATAGGTAGTGGTTAATTTTCTAATGTCTTTCATATCTTTTCATTGGAATTAGATTTCGTGATTATAGGATCAACTGCCACCCCATGGTATATATGGCGCAATCACAGATATATGATCACACCAGAGGATTGAGATTAAGCCATGCATGTTACGTAAGGGTTGATATGACGTGACTCAATCTTAGCCCTCTATTGCTATAGCTATAAGTTCGGGTGGGCATCTGACCTTATGCTTACAAAGGCCCCGTTTGAGAGGGCTCCCTCCGGCTCCGGCACTGTAGCGCACTATAGCGAGGAGCCGGAGGAGCCAGCAAACCGCAGCTCCTGATGCTCCTTCTCCTGTCCAGTTGAATGTAGCATGGGGCCGGAGCCGTTTTTCCATCGCTACAGTGGGAACAGTGTTGGTCACTGTAGCACAGAGCCGGAGCACCTTCTGGCGAAGCCGTCCCAAACATGCCCAAAGTATATAACTTTTTTCCATTTTAGGATGTTTCTTTTCATATCTATCGTTTTTGTTGACCCAATTATTTTAGAAAATTATTGACTTAACATTTTCATGTAAATATATTGATTCAACTATTTTTATAAGAGAAGTTGAACCAATATTTTCTCATTAACTCAATATTTTTTGTATATTATTGACTCAAATTTTGCAATATATTTGTCGAGTCAACATTTCAAGAGAACTTGTATTTTACAAGTAAAGGAGAATATATatatttcccttttctttttgggTGGCCACTACTTAGCTAAGCAGAAAGCAGTGACGCGCCACCAAATGGCAAGTGAGAGATGGCTGGCATAATACAATCGAACAACCCAAAGTTTGCGATAAGATGCATCATTTGTACAAGGTGGAACTATTTCACAAGTTTACCATTGTTTGAGACTGAATTTCTGCACTGTCACTAGAAGTTGTTCGATCCACGAAAATTGATACTTGGATCACGACCTCGTGATGACCCTGTGGATGTAGCATATAGCAACTTGTGTACcatgtttttttcttcttgtctATGTAGTAGGTCAAGACTTACGCGCTACACAAGTGAGTTTCATCTGCGTGGCATTAAAAAACCGTGTCCTCAAAAAAGCTGACGATGTACCATATATCATTAGTCCAATACAGATGATATACGCAGAAGGGTAGTACGATGAGATCTTGACATCACATTGCTCTGCATTTAACTCTAGCTCGAGCCATCGGATGTCTCCGAGCCTTCTCGTTTTCCCCTTTCTACAGTACCTGAGAGGGGTGAACAGAGGCGACGCCGTTGCCGGCGTCGATCCGTCCGCTCCCCACCCTCCGGTGGCCTCTCCGGCGCCGGAGCGCGTGTGGGGCGGGGCGAATCAACGCCCGGCATAGTTTAGCTGCTAGTTTTATTGTTGTCCATAGCTAGTAGGCTAGGTTTGCTTGTCGTCCTCGGTGGCGACGAAGCTTAAGCTTTCCCGACGATGGTGGTGCTGCTATCCCGGAGAATAAAGAGTCTCCAGGCCTTCTCCGACGGTGGCGACAACGGCTGTGGCGTCATCTTCGGTGAGGGCGCTGTgatcttttgtctgctctgctTCATCTCCGGCAGGCGAGTGGAGCCCTTGGGCGTTGCTGGTGAGGCCGGCGGCTTGGGTGCTTCCGTCTTCTCGGTCGGTGGTGGCAAGAGGCGGTTGTTCCTCCCCCGAGTTGTGGGTCTCCACTGCAAGGCGGTGAGGTGGTGCTTTTGCTGTCTCTGCTTCGGCTCCGGTGACCGGGTGAAGCTCTTGGGTGGGGCGTTCTTCTGCTCGGGCATCTTCCCtagctccggcggcggaggtaTGAGTTATGTGTGGCCTCTTTTTTGCGAAAAGGGTGGCCTCTTCAGCATCCCCGTGGGATCCCGTGGGCGCGCTGCTGGCGGTGCTGGTAGCGGCGGCTTTGTTGTCCCTGCGGTGGGATTTGCTGTTGGCATGGTCGGCAACTGCAGATCTCTCTTCCGGATTGTTGATGTCCTCGTTGACGGCCGCGGATTGCATCTCTGGGGAGATGCGTTGCTTCCCTGTGAGCTTTTACTTCCGGGTTGGCGGGGTTGGCGGCTCTAGCTGCGGAGCTTCTTTCCGATCACCTGTTTCGGTGATGGCGGATTTGCTtggtgtctttttttttcttaagtgGCAGAAAAAAGAAGACGGAAGACACAAGAAAGAATGAGTTTCTCCACTTCGCCTGCAGGAGTGTTGGTCGTCATTCTTTGGGCTTCTGTTCTCAAGTTTGTTGCTGGGTGTTTGTCTGTGCACGCCGAGTGTTTGCCTGTGCGGCCTTCTATACGAAGCGTCATATAGGTCTGGAGTTGAGAATTTAAACTATACAAGACTTTTAGATGATTAGGTTGTATAACAGCGTGCTTGTAACCTGATGATGTACTCAACTACGGTCTAATATATTTCTTATTTCGTCTAAAAAAACCCCTAGCTCGAGCCCAAACGCAGCAGATACAGGCACCGCGCCACCATGCACGCTTCCTGCCAACATGCACTGGCGGAGCCAAGTGTCGGCGAACTTGGGCAGTGCCCCCCCTGATTTGCGCCGATTTATGAGGATCCAGCACCATTCACAGTTGCTCAACAGTAAGCACTGCAGCAAATAGTAGTCCAAAGTAGAGAGCCAGTTAGACTGCATGTCCTACAGGCACACAAAACTCAGGAAAACAGTCGGTAGCAGACTAAAACTCTTATTAAAGCTCTAGCTCTTAGGCTACGAAAGCACAGTCGGGGCAAGCAGCATGTCGGCAATTGACAATTTGATCCTTGGCGTTTATGTAGAAGGTTATCTATGTTCGTCCCCCCCCCCTTGGTAGGATCCCTTGCTCCGCCACTGCCAACATGGCATCCATCCAGACACACATATGGGAGGGGCACCCCGGTGAGCCTCAAACACCCCGTTAGGCGAGCTCCAACGGCTCCTTCCATACGCccccccaccctacgtagggAGGCTTCGGGGGGAGCGAGCGCTCCAACAGCTCCCCCTACATAGGGGGAGAGATGAAACTCTCCGAGATGAAACTCTCCCCATGTATGTGGGGAGTTGTAATCTCCCCCTATACTCTAATCACGCTATTTGTTTAtgataaaaaatttatttgaatttcgtAACATGCTAATAATACATATTATGGTAGTATAAATAcggtataatttttttatataatttaaaaatgataaataaatgattAATGAATGGGGTATAATGTATAGGGGGAATGGATTTGGGAGAATGGTTGGAGAGGAGGatttatagggggaggaattttttggagggagatagtaaaatatagtataaAGTACGtttagggggagttggatggggggaacCATTGGAGAAAGCCTTATCAACCACACTGCACATAACACAACGAGTACCCAAGTTGCAATACAACATCCCACTACTAGAAACTGATTGATATATTGATATTCGGATTGATTTATCGATATTCGGTAGCATTAAGACTCCGCGCATGTCAAAACTAAGTTAAGGTCATGTGTTATGACTTCAAACCTACATGTCCAGCAGCCCTGTTGTGCACTGATGAGAACTAGCAAAAGTCATGACACTCCTGGGCAAATGTGTCTCCTTGGCAAAAGGTAATTCTGACTAGATGCCCGTGAGATGTCTTCATGCGGCATCCCTGCAAGCAGTAACAGCAATTACAAAAGCATTTTAAATGAAGAAGCACATGGGACACGTAGAAGATGCTCTTGACTCAAATAGGACAGTAGGACACAATTATCTAATTCACTAGATAAGTCACCATGTGTAT is drawn from Panicum virgatum strain AP13 chromosome 1N, P.virgatum_v5, whole genome shotgun sequence and contains these coding sequences:
- the LOC120655762 gene encoding ankyrin repeat and protein kinase domain-containing protein 1-like, with translation MAPPPTCGPGSPQRRLFQAAADGNLHLFKRTASALDAGRGRLREAVEAVRSRGARALHVAAGHGRMSVCSYLVEELLVDVNASDDSGDTPLAYAVRSGTLDTVQYLLDHDANPDKPNGKGSTPLHLAAAGGSCEMLKALLSKGANVDSFCVTGTPLHMAAYFKQDGAMKILLDHNADCNKVVNTVCTPLFMALSAGSLKCVKLLIKAGADVKGVGTVTPLIIAANEGLTDFYNCLLEAGADPDVRDDFGHLPIELAAYKNRRKDVEILLPVTSRVPYVHDWSVDGIINFVKSMPSVEDDSMYKMKPDDLKLEGSKAYKRKDYATAVKLYSMAADQCPDDSTLYSNRCLCWLKMGEGDQALSDSGICRMQRPGWAKACYLQGAAQMLLKDYEKACDAFLDGLKLDPANVEIEKALWEAINCLKTSHTTK